The following are from one region of the Caldilineales bacterium genome:
- a CDS encoding DUF190 domain-containing protein, translating into MEILGTAIQVTIFIGESDRWGQKPLYMAILEMLKREDCAGATVTRGVAGFGAHSRIRSASIVDLSSDLPLRIEWVDDPARVERVLPRLIEMTPEGLITRQEVEVVSYGHRQLRELPAAAPVRDVMSREVQFVRPETPLAEAVDLLISKVYRALPVVDGNKQVVGILTDGDLLARLDLPNVGLQQALTEAELGSQFAALRGVGRTVGEMMNPNVVTVAEAAPVAEAVRLMTEREIKRLPVVDRENRLVGVVSRVDVLRALAQPLARELPRRGLRPGQHVRVGDVMMTDVPWVRAGDPLNKVVDLLIATSQRRVVVVDDEQRVIGIVTDGDLLKRAGDSARAGVLRALATSIAGERGAKVALARRTAAEVMTRDPITVRPDTPLLEALQLLLAHKIKRLPVVDGDGRLVGLVGRGGVLEALARDL; encoded by the coding sequence ATGGAAATCCTGGGAACGGCGATACAAGTGACCATCTTCATCGGCGAGAGCGACCGCTGGGGCCAGAAACCGCTTTACATGGCCATCCTGGAGATGCTGAAGCGGGAGGACTGCGCCGGGGCGACGGTAACGCGCGGTGTGGCCGGGTTCGGCGCGCACAGCCGCATCCGTTCGGCCAGCATCGTCGATCTCTCCTCCGATCTGCCGTTGCGCATCGAGTGGGTGGACGATCCCGCCCGCGTCGAACGGGTCTTGCCGCGTTTGATCGAGATGACGCCAGAGGGGCTGATCACCCGTCAGGAAGTCGAGGTGGTGAGCTACGGCCACCGGCAGTTGCGCGAATTGCCGGCGGCCGCGCCGGTGCGCGATGTCATGAGCCGGGAGGTGCAATTCGTCCGGCCTGAAACGCCGCTGGCAGAGGCAGTCGATCTGCTGATCAGCAAAGTCTACCGTGCTTTGCCGGTGGTGGATGGCAACAAGCAGGTGGTAGGCATCCTCACCGACGGCGACCTCTTGGCCCGGCTGGATTTGCCCAACGTCGGCTTGCAGCAGGCACTGACCGAGGCGGAACTGGGCAGCCAGTTCGCGGCCTTGCGCGGGGTTGGGCGAACCGTGGGCGAGATGATGAACCCGAACGTTGTCACCGTGGCCGAAGCCGCGCCCGTGGCCGAGGCCGTGCGGCTGATGACCGAGCGCGAGATCAAACGCCTGCCTGTGGTCGATCGCGAAAATCGCTTGGTGGGCGTGGTCAGCCGGGTGGATGTGCTGCGGGCGTTGGCGCAGCCGTTGGCGCGCGAGCTGCCGCGGCGAGGATTGCGGCCCGGCCAACACGTGCGGGTGGGCGATGTGATGATGACCGATGTCCCCTGGGTGCGCGCCGGCGATCCGCTGAACAAGGTGGTTGATTTGCTCATCGCTACTTCCCAAAGGCGGGTGGTGGTGGTGGATGATGAGCAGCGGGTCATCGGCATCGTCACCGACGGCGATCTGCTCAAACGGGCGGGGGACTCCGCGCGCGCGGGTGTGCTGCGGGCGCTGGCTACGAGTATCGCCGGCGAACGCGGCGCCAAAGTCGCTCTGGCCCGGCGCACTGCCGCCGAGGTGATGACGCGCGACCCCATCACCGTCCGACCCGATACGCCTCTGCTCGAAGCCTTGCAGCTGCTGCTGGCGCACAAGATCAAGCGTCTGCCGGTGGTGGATGGCGATGGCAGGTTAGTGGGGCTGGTGGGGCGCGGGGGCGTCCTGGAGGCGCTGGCTCGAGACCTGTAA
- the crcB gene encoding fluoride efflux transporter CrcB: MRFLLIGLGGFLGANLRFLVQTWAAERFGSAFPYGTLVANVTGSFILALFITLITGRVLASPNLRLFVAVGVLGGYTTFSSLTVETLNLVQDGRWLLGGVNLFGNVLLGLSAAFAGVVLARAL; this comes from the coding sequence TTGAGATTCCTGCTCATCGGCCTCGGCGGTTTCCTGGGCGCCAACCTGCGCTTCCTGGTGCAGACGTGGGCGGCGGAACGCTTTGGCAGCGCCTTTCCCTACGGGACGCTGGTCGCCAACGTCACCGGCAGCTTCATCCTGGCCCTGTTCATCACCCTGATCACGGGGCGGGTGCTGGCCTCGCCCAACCTGCGGCTGTTCGTGGCGGTGGGGGTGCTGGGCGGTTACACGACGTTTTCGTCGCTCACCGTCGAAACCCTCAACCTGGTGCAAGACGGGCGCTGGCTGCTGGGGGGCGTGAATTTGTTCGGAAATGTCCTGCTCGGTCTGTCTGCCGCCTTTGCCGGCGTTGTGCTGGCGCGGGCTTTGTGA
- a CDS encoding OsmC family protein → MAQTASYVTDVEWRGEHWGHLRLGNGPEMAFSAPPDAYGHEGVLTPEHAFVAAANTCIMMMFLWACQRFKLDLVSYACRAEGTKRVELDRTESFTHLRLFPEIVVRGADEKRVRRALEAAQKYSLVANSVKSEVTIEPEIVIVRDD, encoded by the coding sequence ATGGCGCAAACTGCAAGCTATGTGACGGATGTGGAATGGCGAGGGGAGCATTGGGGCCATCTCAGGCTGGGCAACGGGCCGGAGATGGCGTTCTCGGCTCCGCCCGACGCCTACGGGCACGAAGGCGTGCTGACCCCCGAACATGCCTTCGTCGCCGCTGCCAACACCTGCATCATGATGATGTTCCTCTGGGCCTGCCAGCGCTTCAAGCTCGACCTGGTCAGCTATGCCTGCCGGGCCGAGGGGACGAAGCGCGTGGAACTCGACCGCACCGAGTCCTTCACCCACCTGCGTCTGTTCCCAGAGATCGTGGTGCGCGGCGCTGACGAAAAGCGCGTGCGCCGGGCGCTGGAAGCGGCGCAGAAATACAGCCTGGTGGCCAATTCGGTCAAGAGCGAAGTCACTATCGAGCCTGAGATCGTGATTGTGCGTGATGACTGA
- a CDS encoding putative zinc-binding protein: protein MPDLPQRKVGVIACSGEEMPEGLVTRVAALRLLEDLRPGETTTLCLPLFLAGGEGDRAFARFYPTIAVDGCEKRCAARATELYSHKPAASFVVSDFVAEHGLPQPGDLRRLDEGGRQVVEALAGALAATVDELLAVRWSRARGEVIELQVEAPPVSGPTGGCACGRGAAILAQAIDLVLA, encoded by the coding sequence CGTCATCGCCTGTTCGGGCGAAGAAATGCCGGAGGGATTGGTCACGCGGGTGGCGGCGTTGCGGCTGCTGGAAGACTTGCGCCCCGGTGAAACGACCACGCTTTGTCTGCCGCTTTTCCTGGCTGGCGGCGAGGGCGATCGGGCTTTTGCCCGTTTCTACCCGACGATTGCCGTCGATGGCTGCGAGAAGCGCTGCGCAGCCAGGGCGACCGAGTTGTACAGCCACAAACCGGCGGCCAGTTTCGTCGTCTCCGATTTCGTGGCCGAGCACGGTCTGCCACAACCAGGCGACCTGCGACGGCTGGATGAGGGCGGGCGACAGGTGGTCGAGGCCTTGGCCGGGGCGCTGGCGGCAACAGTGGACGAGCTGTTGGCGGTGCGCTGGAGCCGGGCGCGGGGCGAGGTGATCGAATTGCAGGTCGAGGCGCCGCCTGTTTCTGGCCCGACCGGCGGCTGCGCCTGTGGCCGGGGTGCTGCCATCCTGGCCCAGGCCATCGACCTGGTGTTGGCCTGA